One segment of Pyricularia oryzae 70-15 chromosome 3, whole genome shotgun sequence DNA contains the following:
- a CDS encoding activating signal cointegrator 1 complex subunit 3, producing the protein MPDHISDKITQWRDQVDAMKAAIAALGLQDNARKTTSVLANGDGEDDQDNLSSPMSSGMDGHDVWDFISDEELDEIDFDDNDYLDGAPNGDGLPDTPYGLRWLTKKCDEVASRKSGLSSNHLQDQISTFLDSSRSEDELQSSLTDLIGFDDLDFVIDLISHRKEVSGAAAASKSADATFVGPGGTRLLNKSQREDVLRQQDFRHKNGALAAGVSKEPQYPHVYRAFSAGNSLNHAGKRYALPVGSQRLEFPKYEEYFIPAGKPGGLWPGQTLVKISDLDGLCRRTFKGYQTLNRMQSLVYPIAYKTNENMLVCAPTGAGKTDAAMLTILHAIGQYVTPNPLQNTTATDFAVHTEDFKIVYVAPMKALAAEITEKLGKRLAWLGIRCREYTGDMHLTKTEIVQTQIIVTTPEKWDVVTRKGTGDTELVQKVRLLIIDEVHMLHDERGAVLESLVARTERQVESTQSLIRIVGLSATLPNFIDVADFLKVNRMQGLFYFDASFRPVPLEQHFIGVKGKAGTKQSRENLDEVAFDKVREMLEKDHQVMVFVHSRRDTLQTAKMLHERAVDQACLDLFDPSMHPKYDAAIRDMKTCKARELRDLVPKGMGIHHAGMTRSDRNLMERLFAEGVLKVLCCTATLAWGVNLPAAAVVIKGTQVYSAQEGKFVDLGILDVLQIFGRAGRPQFEDTGIGMICTTADKLSHYLTAVTDQLPIESRFSSKLVDNLNAEIALGTVTSIPEAVQWIGYSYLYVRMRKNPMAYGISWAEFEEDPELVQRRRTLAIQAARTLQECQMVIFNETTEELRSKDIGRIASQYYILHTSIQVFNTMMSPYATEADVLKMIAMSGEFDNIQSRDSEAKELTRMKDSRAAVPCDVAGGIDTPQAKTNILLQAYISKVQPEDFALGNDLNYVAQQAGRICRAIFMIALNRRWGHQCLVLLTLAKSIEKRVWPFQHPLHQFELPKPILNQLDAKDSLSVEAMRDMEAAEIGALVHNHGAGTKLANMISNFPTVSVEAEIAPLNRDVLRIRLFITPDFRWNDRLHGTSESYYIWVDNSETSEIYHHEFFILSRRKLYDDHELNFTIPLSDPLPTQIYVRAVSDRWLGAETVTPVSFQHLIRPDTESVYTDLLNLQPLPIGALKNPILEHVYAQRFQYFNPMQTQIFHTLYHTPANVLLGSPTGSGKTVAAELAMWWAFRERPGSKVVYIAPMKALVRERVKDWGARLAQPMGLKLVELTGDNTPDTRTIKDADVIITTPEKWDGISRSWQTRGYVRQVSLVIIDEIHLLAGDRGPILEIIVSRMNYIAASTKNSVRLLGMSTACANATDLGNWLGVKEGLFNFRHSVRPVPLELYIDGFPEVRGFCPLMQSMNRPTFLAVKNHSPTKPVIVFVPSRRQTRLTAKDLINMCGMEDNPRRFLNMDEDDLQLNLTRVKDDALKEAISFGIGLHHAGLVESDRQLAEELFLNNKIQILVATSTLAWGVNLPAHLVVVKGTQFYDAKIEGYKDMDLTDVLQMLGRAGRPQFDNSGVARIFTQDSKKDFYKHFLHTGFPVESSLHTVLDNHLCAEISAETIITKQDALDYLTWTFFFRRLHKNPSYYGLEIPVEEQTSIAAQQAANDYIISMIDSSLDELATSKCVEVYPNGDVDPTPLGKIMSYYYLSHKTIRSLVKNAKAGATFADVLSWMCRAIEYDELPVRHNEDLINIELSKALPIATDLFGSLPMWDPHVKAFLLLQAHMSRIPLPITDYVGDQTSVLDQAIRIIQASIDVLTELGHLSSCLEMIKLLQCIKSARWPTDSPLAILPGLEPESLATKGNKGSVTLGKLASLPNKQLGSAIKELGVPASQQNKFQKAVSMLPDLSVKVEDITAASLSVVLRRANPLVDREARVYAPKYPKPQTEGWLVLVGDIATDDVVAVKRVGWSGGQGAGGKGAGSPGTGVGARPTAKAVIRLPDPDPQSIAGREGRKLDVIVVSDAYLGLEYRTSIHVPALPSVDGISKK; encoded by the exons ATGCCGGACCACATCAGCGATAAAATTACACAATGGCGGGACCAGGTCGACGCCATGAAGGCTGCTATTGCGGCCCTGGGTCTGCAAGACAACGCCAGGAAAACCACGAGTGTCTTGGCGAATGGTGATGGCGAGGATGACCAGGACAACCTTTCCTCTCCAATGAGCTCTGGCATGGATGGCCACGATGTTTGGGACTTCATCTCCGACGAGGAACTTGATGAAATCGACTTTGACGACAACGATTATTTAGATGGCGCCCCAAACGGCGATGGGCTCCCAGATACACCGTACGGTCTTAGGTGGCTGACAAAAAAGTGCGATGAGGTTGCCTCTAGAAAGAGCGGGCTCTCTTCAAATCATTTGCAGGACCAGATCTCGACGTTTCTGGACTCGAGCAGATCCGAAGACGAGCTGCAGTCATCATTGACCGACTTGATTGGTTTTGATGACTTGGATTTTGTCATAGATCTCATATCCCACCGCAAGGAGGTCTCtggtgccgctgccgcctcAAAATCAGCAGACGCAACCTTCGTAGGGCCTGGCGGCACCCGGCTGCTCAATAAATCACAAAGAGAGGATGTTTTACGCCAGCAGGACTTTAGACACAAAAACGGGGCCCTAGCAGCCGGCGTATCCAAAGAGCCCCAGTACCCACATGTGTACAGAGCCTTTAGTGCAGGCAACTCCTTGAACCACGCTGGAAAGCGGTATGCTCTACCTGTTGGGAGCCAGAGATTGGAGTTCCCCAAGTATGAGGAGTACTTTATCCCAGCAGGCAAACCCGGGGGCCTTTGGCCGGGACAGACTTTGGTAAAGATATCAGACCTTGATGGTCTATGCAGGCGCACTTTCAAGGGTTACCAAACACTCAACCGCATGCAGAGTCTTGTGTATCCGATCGCCTACAAGACAAACGAGAACATGCTTGTTTGCGCTCCCACCGGAGCG GGTAAAACCGATGCTGCCATGCTCACAATATTGCATGCAATTGGCCAATACGTTACACCAAACCCTCTTCAGAATACTACCGCAACGGACTTTGCGGTCCACACGGAGGACTTCAAGATTGTATATGTAGCACCCATGAAGGCCTTGGCCGCCGAGATTACCGAGAAGCTAGGCAAACGACTCGCCTGGCTTGGAATTCGCTGTCGGGAGTACACTGGTGATATGCACCTCACCAAGACCGAGATTGTTCAAACACAAATCATCGTTACCACACCCGAGAAATGGGACGTCGTAACCAGAAAGGGGACAGGGGACACGGAGCTCGTTCAAAAGGTCAGGCTACTGATTATTGATGAGGTACATATGCTTCACGACGAGCGAGGTGCCGTCCTAGAGTCCTTGGTGGCCCGGACGGAAAGGCAAGTTGAAAGCACACAGTCCCTCATCCGCATTGTTGGGTTGAGCGCTACACTTCCCAACTTTATCGACGTTGCCGACTTTCTCAAAGTCAACCGTATGCAGGGGCTTTTTTATTTCGACGCGTCCTTCCGCCCGGTTCCTTTGGAGCAGCATTTTATTGGGGTGAAGGGAAAGGCCGGAACAAAACAATCCAGGGAAAACCTCGACGAAGTTGCATTCGACAAAGTAAGGGAAATGCTAGAAAAGGATCACCAGGTCATGGTATTTGTGCACTCAAGAAGAGATACGCTGCAAACCGCCAAGATGCTACACGAAAGGGCCGTCGACCAAGCTTGTCTTGATCTGTTTGATCCGAGTATGCACCCCAAGTACGACGCCGCCATTCGCGACATGAAGACCTGCAAGGCCAGAGAGCTTCGAGATTTGGTGCCAAAAGGAATGGGAATTCACCATGCTGGTATGACGCGATCGGACCGCAACCTGATGGAGAGACTCTTTGCGGAGGGTGTCCTCAAAGTTCTTTGCTGTACGGCCACACTCGCCTGGGGTGTAAACTTGCCTGCGGCGGCAGTTGTCATCAAAGGAACCCAAGTATACAGCGCACAGGAGGGCAAGTTTGTCGATCTCGGAATCCTGGACGTCTTGCAGATCTTTGGGCGTGCCGGTCGACCTCAGTTTGAGGATACCGGTATCGGAATGATTTGCACGACAGCCGACAAGCTTTCTCACTATCTCACAGCCGTTACGGACCAGCTACCGATCGAATCGCGCTTTTCGTCCAAGCTTGTCGATAATCTCAACGCCGAGATTGCCCTGGGAACCGTCACTTCGATCCCGGAGGCGGTTCAATGGATCGGCTATTCTTACCTCTACGTGCGAATGAGAAAGAATCCAATGGCGTACGGCATTAGCTGGGCCGAGTTTGAAGAAGACCCGGAACTTGTGCAGAGAAGAAGAACACTCGCCATCCAAGCTGCCAGGACTTTGCAGGAGTGTCAGATGGTGATTTTCAACGAGACGACCGAAGAACTAAGAAGCAAGGATATTGGCCGTATCGCCAGCCAATATTACATTCTGCACACTAGTATCCAAGTATTCAACACCATGATGAGTCCGTACGCCACCGAGGCCGACGTGCTCAAGATGATTGCTATGAGTGGAGAGTTTGACAACATTCAGTCTAGAGACAGCGAGGCCAAGGAGTTGACGAGGATGAAAGACAGCCGGGCGGCTGTGCCTTGCGACGTGGCAGGAGGTATCGACACGCCTCAGGCCAAGACTAACATCCTTCTACAGGCCTACATTTCCAAGGTTCAGCCCGAAGATTTTGCCCTCGGCAACGATCTCAACTACGTGGCTCAGCAAGCCGGACGAATTTGCAGGGCCATCTTCATGATCGCCCTCAACCGTCGCTGGGGTCACCAGTGTCTGGTACTCCTGACCCTGGCAAAGTCCATAGAGAAACGGGTCTGGCCTTTCCAACACCCTCTTCACCAGTTCGAGCTGCCAAAGCCTATTCTCAATCAACTCGATGCCAAGGACTCGCTCAGTGTCGAGGCCATGAGAGATATGGAGGCGGCAGAAATAGGCGCCTTGGTCCACAACCATGGTGCGGGAACCAAGTTGGCCAACATGATCAGCAACTTTCCGACAGTGAGCGTCGAAGCCGAAATCGCACCTCTGAACAGAGATGTGCTACGTATCCGTCTCTTCATCACGCCCGATTTCCGGTGGAACGATCGGTTGCACGGCACTTCCGAGTCTTATTACATTTGGGTCGATAACTCGGAAACTTCCGAGATCTATCACCACGAGTTCTTCATCCTCAGCCGTAGGAAGCTGTACGACGATCATGAGTTGAACTTTACAATACCACTATCCGACCCTCTTCCAACCCAAATCTACGTACGCGCAGTTTCCGACAGGTGGCTGGGTGCTGAGACGGTAACTCCGGTCTCGTTTCAGCACCTCATTAGACCCGACACCGAGAGCGTTTATACGGATCTGCTCAACCTTCAGCCACTTCCTATTGGTGCTCTGAAGAATCCAATTTTGGAGCATGTCTATGCTCAACGCTTCCAGTATTTCAACCCGATGCAGACTCAGATATTCCACACGCTATACCACACCCCAGCAAATGTTCTCCTGGGTTCACCAACCGGCAGCGGCAAGACAGTAGCTGCTGAATTGGCCATGTGGTGGGCCTTTCGGGAACGTCCCGGTTCCAAGGTAGTCTACATCGCACCCATGAAGGCGCTCGTCCGCGAACGAGTCAAAGACTGGGGTGCTCGTCTGGCCCAGCCGATGGGTCTCAAGCTCGTCGAGTTGACAGGAGACAACACTCCTGATACGCGGACCATCAAGGATGCAGATGTGATCATAACAACTCCGGAGAAGTGGGACGGAATCTCGCGTAGCTGGCAGACTAGAGGCTACGTCCGCCAAGTCAGCTTGGTCATCATTGACGAGATCCATCTGCTGGCTGGTGATCGTGGCCCTATTCTCGAGATCATCGTCTCGCGTATGAACTACATTGCCGCGTCGACCAAGAACTCGGTCCGTCTGCTTGGAATGTCGACGGCCTGTGCAAACGCGACAGACCTTGGCAACTGGCTGGGAGTCAAGGAAGGACTCTTCAACTTTAGGCATTCGGTACGACCAGTGCCACTGGAGCTCTATATTGACGGCTTCCCCGAGGTCCGAGGCTTCTGTCCTCTGATGCAGTCTATGAACcggcccacgtttcttgcgGTTAAAAATCACAGCCCGACCAAGCCGGTCATCGTCTTTGTGCCGTCTCGTCGTCAGACTCGCCTCACCGCaaaggacctcatcaacatGTGCGGCATGGAGGACAACCCGAGGCGCTTTCTCAACATGGATGAGGATGACTTGCAGCTGAACCTGACGCGCGTCAAGGATGACGCCCTGAAGGAGGCCATTAGCTTCGGCATCGGACTGCACCATGCGGGTCTTGTGGAGTCGGATAGGCAGCTAGCCGAGGAGCTATTCCTCAACAACAAGATACAGATTCTCGTAGCCACGAGTACATTGGCGTGGGGAGTCAATCTCCCGGCACACCTCGTTGTAGTCAAGGGCACGCAATTTTACGATGCCAAGATCGAAGGCTACAAGGACATGGACTTGACCGATGTCCTCCAGATGCTCGGACGAGCCGGCCGGCCGCAGTTTGATAACTCTGGCGTGGCCCGAATCTTCACACAGGACTCCAAGAAGGACTTCTATAAGCACTTCCTGCACACTGGATTCCCTGTCGAGAGCTCATTGCACACCGTTTTGGACAATCACTTGTGCGCCGAAATCTCTGCCGAGACCATAATCACGAAGCAAGATGCGCTTGACTACCTTACTTGGACCTTCTTCTTCCGCCGACTGCACAAGAACCCGTCCTACTACGGCCTGGAGATACCCGTCGAGGAGCAAACTAGCATAGCAGCACAACAGGCTGCCAACGACTATATCATCTCTATGATTGATAGTTCCCTCGACGAGCTTGCCACCTCCAAGTGTGTCGAGGTCTACCCCAACGGGGACGTCGATCCTACACCACTCGGCAAGATCATGAGTTATTATTACCTCTCCCACAAAACCATCCGTAGCCTCGTGAAAAATGCCAAAGCTGGTGCTACATTTGCCGACGTCCTCTCGTGGATGTGCCGAGCTATCGAGTATGACGAGCTTCCTGTCAGACACAACGAAGACCTCATAAACATCGAGCTTTCCAAGGCACTCCCTATTGCTACCGATCTCTTTGGGAGTCTGCCCATGTGGGACCCGCATGTAAAGGCTTTTCTTCTGCTTCAGGCGCACATGTCCCGAATTCCTCTCCCAATCACGGATTACGTGGGCGATCAAACCAGTGTTCTCGACCAAGCAATCCGAATTATCCAGGCCTCGATTGACGTTCTGACGGAGCTGGGGCACCTTTCAAGTTGCCTCGAGATGATCAAGCTACTTCAGTGCATCAAGTCTGCTCGTTGGCCCACCGATTCCCCCTTGGCGATCCTGCCTGGGCTTGAACCCGAATCGCTTGCCACAAAAGGTAACAAGGGGAGTGTGACGCTGGGAAAGCTGGCAAGCTTGCCAAACAAACAATTGGGCAGTGCTATCAAGGAATTGGGCGTTCCAGCTAGCCAGCAGAATAAGTTTCAGAAGGCTGTATCAATGCTTCCAGACCTTTCCGTTAAAGTCGAGGATATCACGGCTGCATCTTTATCAGTGGTTCTGCGGCGAGCCAATCCTCTGGTGGACCGTGAAGCAAGAGTATATGCGCCAAAGTATCCCAAGCCACAGACTGAGGGCTGGCTGGTTCTAGTTGGCGATATTGCAaccgatgatgtcgtcgccgTTAAGCGTGTCGGTTGGTCAGGGGGTCAGGGGGCAGGAGGTAAGGGGGCAGGGTCTCCGGGAACAGGTGTGGGGGCGAGGCCTACTGCGAAAGCCGTCATCAGGCTTCCTGACCCGGATCCCCAGAGTATTGCTGGGAGGGAAGGCAGGAAACTGGATGTGATTGTTGTCAGCGACGCTTATTTGGGGTTGGAGTACCGTACTAGCATACATGTGCCGGCCCTGCCTAGTGTTGATGGCATAAGCAAGAAGTAG
- a CDS encoding SNARE Ykt6 produces the protein MKLHYIGIFRNDSKPAHEIVAEKELSAYSRFTRSNYAEFMTFTSKTVAERTKPGQRQDVEENEYTFHAYGRTEGICGIIISDHAYPALVAHQLLFKVVDEFLAKHPRSAWATGSPSLPFPELKEYITTYQDPHAADSILKIQKELDETKIVLHKTIESVLQRGEKIDDLVAKSDGLSAQSKMFYTQAKKQNSCCIVM, from the exons ATGAAGTTGCACTACATCGGA ATCTTTCGCAATGACAGCAAGCCAGCTCACGAGATTGTAGCCGAGAAGGAGCTGAGCGCATATTCACGCTTCACCCGGTCCAA CTATGCCGAGTTTATGACATTTACTTCCAAGACCGTCGCCGAGCGGACCAAG CCGGGACAACGCCAGGATGTAGAGGAGAATG AGTATACCTTTCACGCATACGGACGGACCGAAGGGATCTGCGGCATCATCATCTCAGACCACGCCTACCCGGCCCTCGTTGCGCATCAGCTACTTTTCAAAGTGGTCGACGAGTTCCTGGCCAAGCACCCGCGCTCCGCCTGGGCGACCGGCAGCCCGAGTCTACCCTTCCCCGAGCTCAAGGAGTACATCACTACGTATCAAGACCCGCACGCTGCCGACAGCATTCTCAAGATCCAAAAGGAGCTCGACGAGACCAAGATCGTGTTGCACAAGACCATCGAGTCGGTGCTACAGCGTGGAGAGAAGATTGACGACCTTGTTGCCAAGAGTGACGGGTTGAGTGCTCAGAGCAAAATGTTTTACA cgcaagcaaagaagcagaaTTCGTGCTGCATTGTCATGTGA